From Rhodovibrio salinarum DSM 9154:
AGCGACTTGCCCTTCAGCTCGCTGTCGAAGGTGTAGAAGAAGTTCTCCCAGCCGAGGAAGTAGCGGTGGACCTCCACCTTCGACTTAGTGATCTGCACCCGCGCCCAGGTATCCAGCCGGCCATCGACCTTGGCCTCGCTGATCTGCAGCCAGTCCGGCACGTCGGCGGAGAGCACCTTGACGCCATCTTCGCGTGCACGCACCCGGATCGGCTCGCCACCGGCCGGGCGGATCGTCACCAGCCCCGGCTCCATCACAACCGAGCCACTATCGCCCAGGTCGACCGTCTGGCTGGCACCGGACAGGCTCACCCACTCGGGCGGCGTATCGTACTCGTTGAAGCGGCTGCCCTCGAGCTGGACCGTGACCTCCTCGGGCGCGCCGACCTCCTTGGTCACGTGCACCTTGTGGGCATACATGTCGAGCGCGTAGAGGCCGATCAGATCGCCGCGTGCCTCCCGCACGACCCGCGGCACCTCGAAGTAGAAAACCGAGAACACGAGGTAGGCGATGGCCGCAACCACCGCGCCGATCGGGATCAGACGCTGGCGCCAGCTGGTCTGGATCGCATGCGGCTGACTGGCTTCAAGCGCGCGCAGCCGGTCCTGATCGGGTGCTCCCGGGGCGGCGTGCGCGCTGTTGGTGCTGACGGTCATGGGAGACGTTTCCGCGCGGCCTAGATCACGCCCGCGCTGCCGGTAAGTTGCCGGCGCGCCCAGGTCGAGAAGTAATCGATGGCGATGATGGTTGCGATCAGCAGGAACATGATCGCGGCGACGTCGGCGCCGTGCTTCCAGCCGACGTTGGTCTTGAGCGCCTGCCCCAGGCCGCCGGCGCCGACGAAGCCGACGATCGCCGAAGCGCGCACGTTGATCTCCAGACGCAGCAGGCCATAGGACAGGAAGTTCGGCAGCACCGTCGGCAACACGCCGAAGCGCATCCGTTGGACCCAGCTGCCGCCGGCCGCCTGCAGGCCGTGCACCGGACGCATGTCGGCGTTCTCGTTCACCTCGGAAAACAGCTTGGCGAGCGCGCCGGTGGTATGAAAAGCGATCGCGAACACCGCGGCCAAGGCTTCCGGCCCGATCACCAGCACCGCGAACAGCGCCAGCACCAGTTCCGGCAGCGCGCGGGTGATGTCCATCACCCGGCGCATCGCCCAGACCAAGGGTTTGCTGCCGACCAGATTGCGGCTGGCGACGAAGCTGAGCAGCCCGCCGCCGACGAAGCCGATCAGGGTCGACAGGATTGCGATGTTGATCGTCTCGATCAGGGCAGGCACGTACTTCCAGACCACCGCGAACCAGCCCCAGCCGCGCGCCACCGCCTCGCCGATGATATCGGCGGGGTAGTCGAAGAAGGCGGTGATGCCGCCCCAGAAGGTGCCGCTATTGGCCTCTTCGGCCGTCTGGAAACCGCCGACGATGATCACCGTGCAGACCACAACCATCAGCAGGGTATAGAGGTTGCGGCGACGGACGACGCTGGCGTAGCTGGCCTCGATCTGATCGAGCCGCTGGTCGCTCAGCGTCCGCGCGGCGCTACCGGACAGCCCGCTGCCTGTCGCGGAGGAATCGCTGGCCATTAATTGGTGGCTCCGGGTGCGCGGATATCGGCTATTCGAAAAAGGGCGCCGGGAAGCCGACGGGGCACGGGATCGGACCGCGTCCCGCCGCGCTGACCGGCGAGCGGCGTTCAGTCGAGACTGATTAGTTCGCCTCGGCCTGCTCGATCTCCTTCCGCCGGGCGTTGACGATGC
This genomic window contains:
- the phnE gene encoding phosphonate ABC transporter, permease protein PhnE → MASDSSATGSGLSGSAARTLSDQRLDQIEASYASVVRRRNLYTLLMVVVCTVIIVGGFQTAEEANSGTFWGGITAFFDYPADIIGEAVARGWGWFAVVWKYVPALIETINIAILSTLIGFVGGGLLSFVASRNLVGSKPLVWAMRRVMDITRALPELVLALFAVLVIGPEALAAVFAIAFHTTGALAKLFSEVNENADMRPVHGLQAAGGSWVQRMRFGVLPTVLPNFLSYGLLRLEINVRASAIVGFVGAGGLGQALKTNVGWKHGADVAAIMFLLIATIIAIDYFSTWARRQLTGSAGVI